The window agtTTAAATCTTTACTGTAAAGATTACTAAGTGaacctcagctctctgctgaACTTGCTTGGGGATAAATAGATAAACAAATTATAACAAGGTTAAATTCCAAAAACTGTTTTGTTAACACTTCAAATTTTGGCTTTTTCAGGCCTCCATatctatttttttcatgttaaattGACATTACTAGAATCCTTGGAAGAGTATCAgtaactggttttttttcctgatgccAGACAGGGGCATAATTCAAAATGAAAGCTGGAATCTAAAATTCTCAGAAGATTCAGAAATTTGTACCATCAAGAAATAATTAAAGCATTACCCCAGAACTCTGCTGGCCTTAAATTACTGTCTTCAAATCCTCTCTCTTTTAGCCACTTCTTAAGTTTAATGTATTCCAGCTTGTGACTGCAGTTcactaaaaatagaaaaattaattaatgctgTTAAAGAGCATTCTGTTGGACAATAAAGGAAATACAAACATTTGACTGCATAGTCAGAGAAACTGTATTTTAGACATTTTAAAGCATAACAAAATGGCAAGAAAGAATTAAACTAAATAAATTCAGGGTctctgggcactgggaggtCTCAGAAATGTGTGAGTTATTCAGCATATCCAAGGAATTTTAGAATAATGTAATATTTGCCATTAGGCAGAAAAGCGAGCTCAGAAAATTCACCATGCTCTGCTTGGGACTGTAAACTAACACTCAGATATTTGCATATAAAAAAAAGCTAACATTTATGAATGTAATTTTCCAAGCACAAAGgcttttgaaaatataaataataaagtgACACCTTGAGGAACAATTggttattttcttatttaactTCCAGGTATGATGATACCTCCATCCATAAAACTCTTCAAGtgtttccttcttctctttcgACCTGTCCGacctctgcttttcttcataTTAAGCAACAGGTTTCGCCTTTTTTAGACAacctgaatttaaaataaaatttaaaagaactGATTTAGAAACATTTGAAGTCAAATTTattactgtgagggtgggcaggccctggcacagggtgcccagagcagctggggctgcccctgcatccctggcagtgcccaaggccaggctgggcactggggacagtggggatgggatgggatgggatgggatgggatgataTTTCATGGACttatggaatatcctgagtcGACAAGGaccccccagtgccagccctgccctgcccagagcccaccaagcccagcctgggcatccctggcagcgctggccaaaggctcctggagctgtggcagcctcggggccgtgcccattccctgggcagcctgagcagtgccagcactcTCTGGGCAAGAACTTTGCCCTGATCTCTTTCCTTTTGCTAAAATTGCCCTGAACTGAACCTCGAAGCGCAGCTTTTCCCTGCCAGGACGGAGGGGCCGCAGGGAGCCGGGATCACCCGCAGGCGCTCGGGCTCCTCAGAGGCCGGCCCTCCATCACATCCCGTTCCTTTGGGCTGAAAAGACCTCagagatcatcgagtccaaaCCCCACCCCGATCACCCCATCCCACTCCAGAACTGGGAATCCCGTGCAAACCAACCTCCATTCCCCGCTCGGCACAAACCCCcgggctgggagggacagaaCCGGCCCCGGCAGCGCTGCGGGAGCGGAACTTCCTGAGGGACCGCCCGTGCTCCGCGCACTGTCCCTGGGAGCCCCAAGCGCGTCCTCCCCTGCCAGGCCAGACTGTGATTCCCGAGTCTCTGCCGGGCTGGAATTGCTCCCCGGtgtcccaaacccacctgcaaaGGGGACACAAGCACGGACATTCCCTCGCTGTCCCTCTGCGCGAGTCCCCGCCTGCTCTTCCGCCCCTGaggcggggctgccccgccaTCTTAGGGGCGTCCCCATCTCCATTCCCCGCGGTGTGTGGGTGTCTGTACTTTGGATATAACGTGCTGTGTCCTCGCTGTGTGGAGCTGAGGGACGAGGGAGAGGCTCCAGCGGTGCCGGAGGTGGGTGATGGGGTGCTGGGTGTCCCCTCACCGGACCCTTCACCCCCGCGTCCCCCCTGAGGGCGTCGGGGTTGATGGCGGCCCGCGGGTTCCCTCCCGTGAGGGGGACGGGACAaggggggacagagggagacTCGCGGTGAGGGGAGAATGGCGTTCCTGGCCCTGGGGTGTCACTCTGGACATTCCTGGAGTGTCGTATATTCGCTGGATGCCTGCTAAGGGTTACAAGTAAATTAGGAAGAAAGAGTTGGTAATGATGTGAAAAGGGGGCAAAGCCAGCgtttaaatttgtttttgtgGGGGAAATGCAGCTCTTTAAATGCGCTCTATCTGTTAGAAAAGCAGCAAGCAGTTTTCGGATGCTGTGTTACACAACCAGCCATTGTAGtcagcctgtgctctgctgttttttcccGGAATAGGCTGTAAGTGTTCCTCCTGCTTGGCACTGGAAGATAAAGATACACcatcctttttttaatattgtttgggaccttaaagatcatccgGTTCCAGCCCTTGCCGTGGACAGGGATACCTTGcactaaaccaggttgctcaggttTGGAGCCTGAAGTTTTCAACAAAATTTGAGCTGACCCAATTGAATATTCCGAAAAGGTGGAAAGTCTTTCTGTGAGGTGTAAGTGCAGAAGAGTTTACTCCTACAAAAAGTGAATTTAGTATGAAAAATTAGTCACTGGTAATTTTTAGCTGagacatttcttctttttaccCATCACTGGTTGGCTTTTCTTCAGAACACTTAACACCAGATATCTCTGTGAATACCTCGTGTTGCCTTAGGAATTTACACGGCTTGCACAGGAATGTAGTTTCACATAATCCGAGGtggaattttaaataatattttaaagaaaaaacgCTTATCTAGGGAGGCTCCACACtactggaaatgttcaaggccaggttggatgggagtGGCCTGCGATAGTAGAAGGTGTCCATGGCAATGAGATAATCTTTAAGGTTTTGAGAGTTTTAGTTGttggtttttctgggtttggATTGAAGACACTCAAAATTGTGTTTCGTGTTCAGATGTAAGAGTTTATTATTtgttatcagtaaaacagtctcactgctgtgagttctgcagcttttcattagaaggcacaaaatggccagcaatctcttgttccaaggtATTTTAAGACTGAACTATCCAatgaagaactgacacctggattattttcccttttaacccaataactgatcccacagagctgcaatggggacttttctgcccagttacaaaatgccacccaaacccatggagaaggagtaggaagaaggtgaagaagaaacccaggacagcaccctgtgccccccatcttgctgccatccacaacagactaaaaaccccaaaacctcaatttctcaccaagtgatgcacctacactgctctctataatctatttcacacttttgtggattctagtctattctggagtttaggagactttctccatggatgagggtcagTGTCAgtgcaccccagagcagacacagaaagtGCCCTGGCTTTCCacagtcccttcccacccaaaccatcccatgtTTCTGATTCCTTTCCAGGCAGCCATTTTGTGTGTCTGCCTGacctttccttgctgctggcaGTTGCCGTGCCCTCGGCTCCCGTTCCCAGGGGACAATGTCCAACGTGCCGGTGGCCGTGGTGACGGGCTCCAACAAGGGCATCGGGCTGGCCATCGTGCGGGCGCTGTGCCGCCAGTTCCCGGGGGACGTGTACCTGACGTCCCGGGACCCCGGGCGCGGGCAGGCCGCcgtggcacagctccagcaggagggGCTGCGCCCGCTCTTCCACCAGCTGGACATCGACGACCTGCAGAGCATCCGAGCGCTGCGCGACTTCCTCAAGGACAAGTACGGAGGGATCAACGTGCTGGTGAACAACGCCGGCATCGCCTTCAAAGGTGGGCGGTGCTCTCCTGGGGTGCTTCTGTGCGGAGGGCAGGGGGTGCATCCAACGCTTGTGCTGAATTTCTGCTTGGGCAAGCTGCCCATCTTAGGCATGGTGTGAGAACAGTGTGCTAGaggaggctcagctgggacagcagcagcaatttgcccatggaaagggagctcagctTGTGCAGGCTGCCAAGTTTTGCAGTGCACCACAATCTATCCCTTTGAGTTGGCAAGATGTGCATGACTCCTCAAGGAGAAGTATGTATGGGTAACTGAACATTCTGCGTCCTATCCAGCCTTCAAAGGTGGCTGCGACTGGGCGTCTTTGGGAGGACTGGGGGTGCATCAACACTTCTGTGCATTTCTGATTTGGCAAGCTAGCCATCCTTAGGCACATGAGTGGAGATAGTGTCTAGAGGAgtctcagcaggagcagcagcagggaatttGGTCCTAGGAAAGGGGCTCAAGATTGCTTCTCTACCTCGCCAGTTATTGCTGCATCAATTTAATGCTTTCTTTGCATGAGTTGTGCATTATGTGTAGTAAACCTGTCAAAGATTAGATTTGCCATtaagttttgttattttggttttgtgctgcATTTCTCCAGCTAAGTCCTTgaaccagcaaaaaaaaaaaaagaaaaatggtgctggagctgtggttgTCTTCTGGATGAGCCTCTCTGGGAAGAGTTGTCTAACAAAGCTTCTTAAATGATGGAATTTCAGGATGTTACCATGTACCCTGTCAGGCACAtgagtggggtttggggtgtaGGGAAGTTCTCTCTCACAAGGAAggcaggatggggagcaggatttggggttctgtaggatttggggttctggaggatttggggttctgTAGGATTTCAGTTCTCCCCCTGCCATAACCCTGGCCATGGCTCATGATCTGGCTTCATGTGTGAGATTTAAATGCAGGTGAATGATTTGCAAATGAGTCTGGTCATTAAACATGTGTTAGAATAAAAACCACATCAAATCATGACCTGTTACAGTTTCTCTTTTGAATTATCACATCCAATAATGACTTGTTACAATTTCTGAATTATCATGGATTTGGAGACAGTGAACACCTGCCCAGTCTATGATCATATACCTGTTTTCCAATTATTAAAAACAGGAACTAAGATAAACATTTGGGGTTTGGTAACTTCTATTCAAACAGTGTTACAATTCtaatttttgttatttgggGTTTGGTAACTTCTATTCAAACAGTGTTACAATTCtaatttttgttatttgggGTTTGGTAACTTCTATTCAAACAGTGTTACAATtctaatttttgttattttttcccctccttccttttATGACCAGTTCATGACACCACTCCATTTGCAGTCCAAGCTGAGGTTACACTGAAGACAAACTTCTTTGCAACCAGGAATGTTTGCACAGAATTGCTGCCTCTTATGAAGCCTTATGGTGAGTGAAACATAACAAGTGGAGAAAgagttttgtttgaattttggCCCTTTTCAATGGGAAATCCTCTCCAGtctcaggctctgcagcagtgtTCAGATGTGTTTGCTGCTATAAAGGAAATGTGGTCTCTCCTAATGTTTAAATACATTGaggttttcaaggaaaaaagaagtagATGAAAAACAGGTTTTTGTTTCCTGAGGGAGAAGGAATAAACAGAGTGAGTGAATGTTGGGGAGAGAGGAAACAGTGCCAAGGTTGCAGTTTAGTGCTCTTGTACTGCATTGAAGGATGGCTGTTATTAAAGTCATTAATCATTAACAGCATTCATTTCTGTGGCTTTTAAGATTAAGTCGCCAAATTCACCACCAGAAGTAGCAGGTAAGAGGGGAAACAGTGAAACATCATTTTGGAGATGAGGGATTTACTGATTCAGCTGATTTATTGCTCTTACTGAAGTGCTGGGAGATAAATCCTTACATTTGTAAATCTCCAGGTGATATTTCTGCTGTAGTAAGAGTGCACCTGCTGATTGTGAAGTTGTTTCCTAGAGGTTTATCTGAAACTTTTGCAGGTTCAGACCTTAAATTACCTCTCATGGTATTTACTAGAAATCAGAACATTGAGTTCATCTGATTTTCCAGGAGCTCTGCAAAACAGCCcagctaaaatattttacagatatTCACCTGAGGAGTGAATCCAGAACTGGAGAGCAGCCCCACTTCAGTGTGAGCTGAAAATGTGGTGGtgtcacaggggtcccaggatgaggggagagatgagaattgactccgtgtttcagaaggctgatttattattttatgatatacattatattaaaagaaaattatatgctaaaagaatagaagaaaggatttcatcagaaggcttgaaaggaatagaagggaatggaatgataataaaatcttgtgactgaccagaaaGTCTGAGatagctggactgtgattggccattaataaAAGACAACCAAGATGGACCAGTCACAGCTGCACcttttgcattccacagcagcacataaccattgttttccttttcctctgaggcttctcaggagaaaaaatcctagcaatggattttaaatgtgtaaataattcatttttattctgtttccaGGCCGGGTGGTGAACGTCTCCAGCATGGtgagctgctcagccctgcgaggctgcagccaggagctgcagcagaaattcCGCAGTGACACCATCActgaggaggagctggtgcagcTCATGACCAAATTCGTGGAAGACACCAAGAGAGGGGTCCATGAGAAGGAGGGCTGGCCAAACACTGCCTATGGGGTGTCCAAAATCGGGGTCACTGTCCTGTCCAGGATCCAAGCGCGGCTGCTGGACGAGCAGAGGAAGGGCGACCACATCCTCCTCAatgcctgctgccctggctgggtcAGGACAGACATGGCAGGTCCCAAGGCCACCAAGTCCCCCGAGGAGGGGGCTGAGACCCCCGTGTATTTGGCCCTTCTGCCTTCCAGTGCTGATGCTCCTCATGGGCAATTTGTCAGTGACAAAACTGTCAAACCCTGGTGAGCTCGGGGATGGAAAGGCTGAGCTCATTTTCCTGATTTCATTCCTAACTCCatcattcccttttccctctcccctggGATGGGTCTCATGGAGCTGGGATCAGGGAGCAGGTGCCTTATCTCTCATCACAGTAGAATTTTCCAGGATCCAGAGCTGTTCTGGAGGCTGCCCAGGGGTTTCTAAAGAGGATGGGGCTGTTCTAGAGCTGGGATCTGTCTGGGGGGAGGCTCAAGACCAGAATCACTGTTGGACAGACATTCCTTGCTATCAGAACTACATGGAATtaggtgaaaataaaaatagcactGATCTATCATTTGTAGCCAAACATAATCAGTTGGTGTTATTAATATATCAATAAATAATTACTGATTTATATTCTGGTATGTAATTATTGTGGTACTAAAAActtaaaaactcaaaaaatgtgttttcattttctgcagcagagTTTGTGGCTGGAATTTGTGATGTGTGcattggaaacagaaaataaactgcagaCCTGACACAGCAAAGTGTTCCTCAGTTCCTTTATTGCACAGCCTGGAGTTTCCTTAATAAAATCTGAATTCACTGCTCTCCAATTAGCAACAACAACTAAGTGATATGGAGAGCTGTACATTTGTTGAAATGTTGCTTATTGCCTTTTAGACTCTCAGAGTTGAAAAATTGCCTTTTCtgaggctgaaggagctggaaacAATTGCCCATAAAGCTGTTGTTAGTAATGACAAATCAATAATGGATTTGTTAATTGTTAATCAGGAGCTGGGGTGATGCTGGCTGGCTTTGACATTGGCCTCCCCCAgaagagctggggctgggaagcCTTGGAGTGGGAGGAATTGGGAATAAATATTGTGGGGGATtattattaattgtttatcagCACAGAACAAAGGGCTGGTTACAAATTGGTTTCTTAAGCATACAGGAGCATTGTTTTTGTGAAGAATTACCTCATCAGTCATggcccagagctcctggaagGGAAGGCCAGAAGTTCTCAGCGAAATCTATtctgtgggaagaaaaaaacttcagaGGCCTTGGGTTTAGGGGAAAAATTACAAAAGTTGGAACCCTGtgtgctgagaatttcagactttctgtgctgccaggcactgacccccagagaacactgcactgacctgagggcctggagaagcttccagaatggaatgacagagctgggattgtgggGGTGGAGTTTGAAtggaagtgtgtgatatcacagggtgggaaactcagagttgaagggtttaaaatataaaaatatacatagaGCAAGGTGGAGGTTTTAGGGTAGAGGCTTCTCCTtcaccttctccatgggtttgggtggttttgtgtaattggacagaaaagtccccattgccAGCTTTGAGTGATGAGTTATTGGGTTGAAAGTGAGAttaatttaggtgtcatttcttgATTGGACAGTTCACTCTTAAAAGACCTTGGACACAAAGACAGTGAGCCATTTTTGTACCTTGTTAGTGAAATACTGCAGAACTCACAGTTCGTGAGACTGTAACAtagacaagaaaaataaacatttgagTCT is drawn from Zonotrichia leucophrys gambelii isolate GWCS_2022_RI chromosome 1, RI_Zleu_2.0, whole genome shotgun sequence and contains these coding sequences:
- the CBR1 gene encoding carbonyl reductase [NADPH] 1, whose translation is MSNVPVAVVTGSNKGIGLAIVRALCRQFPGDVYLTSRDPGRGQAAVAQLQQEGLRPLFHQLDIDDLQSIRALRDFLKDKYGGINVLVNNAGIAFKVHDTTPFAVQAEVTLKTNFFATRNVCTELLPLMKPYGRVVNVSSMVSCSALRGCSQELQQKFRSDTITEEELVQLMTKFVEDTKRGVHEKEGWPNTAYGVSKIGVTVLSRIQARLLDEQRKGDHILLNACCPGWVRTDMAGPKATKSPEEGAETPVYLALLPSSADAPHGQFVSDKTVKPW